One Ostrea edulis chromosome 2, xbOstEdul1.1, whole genome shotgun sequence genomic region harbors:
- the LOC125667243 gene encoding collagen alpha-1(XII) chain-like: MNRLSDVIGFLLLISFLVLCTGTERDVVFVLDKSGSVSQDDFEDAVDFVYNVTKWLTIGPSNIQVSAVSYSTNVQTIFPLNTYTNNQTLLDAISNLKTISTGGGTYTFSALDHVRTNVLTSSGGARSGVPKAVVVLTDGLSANSLLTQQRAAELHADNVEVYAIGIGNAASNTNVELADIASDPDSYYLHTVDMFQYLCALVPELVPKLDNETLNSDFFRCPTPAPTTPRPLTFLNKTADDNGDSTSSGGGSSAAAAAGGAVGAVAGVGLAAAAAYGAVQYANLLKEKTISVESIVSQYKEAPLGQSNTKFRPTGSQFTDAFTINKVDVILSPAPPLITL, from the exons ATGAATCGCTTATCTGATGTGATAGGGTTTCTTCTACTCATTTCCTTCTTGGTTCTCTGTACAGGAACGGAGCGAG ACGTTGTTTTTGTTCTGGACAAATCAGGAAGCGTAAGTCAGGATGATTTCGAGGATGCAGTGGATTTTGTTTACAACGTAACAAAATGGCTGACAATAGGCCCGTCCAATATACAAGTTTCTGCGGTTTCTTACTCCACAAACGTTCAAACAATTTTCCCTTTGAACACCTACACAAACAATCAAACGTTACTGGACGCCATTTCGAATTTGAAGACAATATCTACAGGCGGAGGAACTTACACATTTTCTGCGCTTGATCACGTGAGGACAAACGTTCTGACGTCTAGTGGCGGCGCGCGCTCGGGAGTTCCTAAAGCAGTGGTGGTGCTGACGGATGGACTGTCTGCCAATAGCCTCCTGACACAGCAAAGGGCGGCGGAACTACACGCCGACAATGTGGAAGTGTACGCCATTGGTATTGGCAATGCCGCCTCTAACACTAACGTAGAGCTGGCAGATATTGCTAGTGACCCCGACTCCTACTATTTACACACAGTGGACATGTTCCAATATCTCTGTGCTCTTGTTCCGGAACTTGTACCCAAACTAG ATAATGAGACCCTGAACTCAGACTTTTTCCGCTGTCCAACCCCTGCTCCAACTACTCCAAGACCTTTGACCTTCTTAAATAAAACAGCAGACGATAACGGGGATTCGACATCCTCTGGTGGAGGTT CGTCGGCTGCAGCAGCTGCCGGTGGAGCGGTGGGTGCCGTGGCCGGAGTGGGACTGGCGGCAGCAGCCGCCTACGGGGCCGTGCAGTACGCAAACTTACT GAAGGAAAAGACCATTTCTGTGGAATCTATTGTTTCGCAATATAAAGAAGCACCCCTAGGACAAAGTAACACCAAATTCCGCCCCACTGGTTCACAGTTCACTGACGCCTTCACTATTAACAAAGTGGATGTTATACTCTCTCCAGCACCACCCCTCATCACCTTGTGA